A stretch of DNA from Eschrichtius robustus isolate mEscRob2 chromosome 12, mEscRob2.pri, whole genome shotgun sequence:
AGGCAGATATCAATGCAAAGTGGGCAGCCACAAGGTGGGCCAAGAAGATTGAAGCCAGAGAAAAGGTAATGATTTAGAGTCATTTGAACTTGGACCTTTCCTGGGGAGGATTACAAGGTGGTatgacagggatttttttttttttttttttttttttttgacagaaagCCAAGATGACAGATTTTGATCGTTATAAAGTCATGAAGGCAAGGAAAATGGtaagtttttaattaattcagGATTGTTGTATTCCAACCCTAAACTTGTTTGTCTGGTTAATTCTGCTTGCCTAAGCTTATAGACCAAAGTTGACTTCATAGGAGTCTTAGACATCATAAGGGTTGTCTTCTATACATACATATTCCATACATATAAGATAGATATGTGTTTTGTATGCATATATGATAAACATTTCTCTTGAAATTTTTCAGAGGAACAGACTAATCAAGCTTGAAGTTAAGAAACTTCAAAAGGCAGCTCTCCTGAAGGCTTCTCCCAAGAAAGCACTTGCTGCTAAGGGGGCAGCTACGGCAGCTGCTGCAAAGGTTCCAGCAAAAAAGATGGCTGCTACGGGTAAGAAGGCTCCAGCCCAGAAGGTTCCTGCCcagaaaactgcaggccagaaggctgCACCTCCTCCAAAAGCTCAGAAGGGTCAGAAAGCTCCAGCCCAGAAAGCACCTGCTCCAAAGGCATCTGGCAAGAAAGCATGAGAGCATAAGAGGCTGTTATAAACAGAATAAAGGTTCTTTTTGACATGTTGGCAAATCTAATATATGGATTAAAGTCTGTTACTGGGGCCGGGATTAGGAGGCAGATTGATGGTAGGGTTGTTAACGTCGTCACTGGAGAATCAGTTCCTTAGTCCCACTCTGCCCAGATTCAAAGTCATCACACAAAGTCATAAGTAATGTTCTCATGGGAAATCATGATAATTAGACCACtgggttaatttttttcccttgtacaAATATATTtcccataaataagtaaaatccCAGCTGCTTTTGATGCTGGAATTTAGtaaattttcttataaaaataaactaggaaaacaaatacattatACATTGGTTCCTTAAAGTTTCTGGTTCCCAATCATTTCTAATCAAAAGCTGGCTTCTGAGCCTCACTAGGACAAGGAGGACAGCTCATTTTTGCTTGGTGGTATTAATAGGCAGGTGATACAGTGTAATAGTTTCTGTGATAGAGGAAATACAGGCAGTTTTGGGTTACCTGTCCTTGGCTGAGGGGGTTGTCTAAAGTGGAATCTTCAGCTTCCAGCCAAAAGAAAGATGATGTACATCAGGGGAAGGGTGGTATGAACCTTAGGAATATAGAGGACTGGCCAGAGGCCACTGGACCCGGAAGCCAGCTTGGGTCTGTGTTGGGCAGGTGGGGTGTAGGAAGCCATAGGGTGTTTTTAAATGGAATGATACCTGAGATTCAGATCGTGTGCTGTTGAACTGAATGAAACAAGGGAACAAGAGTGGGAAGGTCAGGTGGTGTCAAGCTTGGCAGTATTCCTTACCTTGACAAGAGTCCAAAACAAAGTGGCAGTGGTGATGCCATTTGGTAGTCTTCATATTAATGTAAATAAGTGATGTCTTCTACTAGTGTCTTGGTTTACCACTGGTGCTTCTGTCCCAccttttcttcttggattaatttttttttttttttttttagtttcatgaACTGCATTCTATAGTATTCCAGGTAGCGTTCATGAGTAATAAACTTTTGAATGCTTACTTGTCAAAGTATTTTTATTGTGCGCTTATGAGTTTTTACTCACAGCCATCTGATAGCGAATgtatggggttttttgttttgttttttcccccacaCCATTTCTCTAACTCTCCACACTTCAGTTCAATTCTGACCCTTAACTACCCAGGTGAGCCTCAGGTTAAGGGGTCTGCCCCGACTTCAGACATCAATTGCAAGTCCCAGGCATCCTGTACTTCTCACTGTGCAGCTGAAAATTGGAGTTCCCATGACTCCCTCCTTAGGTTTAACGGTTTATTAGAGCTAAGGCTCATTGCAGAACTGAGAAATACTTCGTTACCAGTTTGTCACAAAAGATAAAACTAGGGAACAGCCAAGTGGAAGTGCATGGGTCAAGGTGTGGGGGGAAGGGGCATACAGCTGCTGTGCCCTCACTAGCTTAGCACCCTGCCAGCACTTTCATGTATTCatcctggaagctctctgagccCCCCATCCcttgagagtttttattgagGTTCATTAGGTAGGCACGTTtgttaaatcattggccattggtgattagctggatctccagcccctctctgctCCAGGCGGTGGGGCCACGTGGCCCCAATCCCCTGGTGGATTCCTCTGGTGACCAGGCGCCCCCAACTGTCACCTCGAAGTTAGGAGCCCCCAGCTACCGACGTATCAGAAGACACAAAGGCAGTCTCACTACTCCGGAGACTCCAAGGATTTTAGAAACTTCTTGTGTCACAAAGAAGTGAAGACcaaatgtgtatttcttttttttttttttaatttgtttaattttttaattctttggccatgtggcatgcgggatcttggttccccaaccagggatgaacctgcgccccctgcagtggaagcggggagtcttaaccactggaccaccagggaattccccaaatatgtatttaaatcaCAGTATTACAGCCTGTATCTATGTGATAGTTTAGAACCAGAAGTTGTTATAAGTGCTTTGCATGAATTGACTGAGTCAGTTAATCCATGGAATTTATGAGTTTGAAACTATTACCATTCTCAACTGAAAAACTGAGGAAAAGGTTAGTAATTCGCACAAGGCCATACAATGAATAAATGGTGgagacaggatttgaacctggataGTCAGGCCCCAGACTTCATGATTTTAGGTCACAGTCCAGGCCATCAGCCACTAAGCGGGAGAATGGGGCTTTACATTCATTAGGTTAAGCTGCTGCTAGCAAACCTTAGCGCCAGAACTCGAAGCATCACAAGAAGTACAACGTGGTAACTGTCCTTGAGGAAGTGATCGTCAACTTGGGGTGAGCAGCCATAGGGAAGAGCCAGTGAGGGAGCAGTAGTCTGGGTTCTGGCTTGGGGGAACCATGGAGAAGGGCCAGCCTCCCGGCTTCCTAGAGAGGCGCCCAGGGCGCCGGCCTGGAGCGCTTCCGCTTTGGCTCTGTTCGGCTGGGCTGCCGGCACTCAGGGAGCGGCTGGGGATTCCGCGACCCTGCTCCCCAGTAGCCCAGCCCTCCCCATCCCGGAGCTCGGGCGTCAGGGCCTGGCACTCGCCGCGGAGGGGCCCTCGGGGCGCCACGAGCCTGGTCCCAGCCCTCTGCCGGAGAGGCGCCATAGACCTTCCTGCCTCGAAGAGCCGGCTGGATCTCCTCTGATTCGCGGTACTCAGGGTGGGGTCAGGTGACGTTTGGGGTCGCCTGCTTCCCAGGGTGGAGTGTTAAGATGTGGATGTGGTCTCTGGTCCCCATCGCCCACTGGGACGTTGAGCGTCTTACCTTTTCCTCCCGGGGTCAGAACACCCCTTGCATTTTTTTCTGCAGCCGGTGCAGAGGTCCACGGACCCCCCTTTACCCTACTTTCTCTTCAGAAGCTTGTTTAGAGTCTTTGCCATTCATGATCAGTAGAAGCATTCAGTGCAGACTACTTAGTAACCCATTCACAGTGGGTCAGGGATTTTCTTAAAAGCCATGAATACACTGCAGTCCTTGACTTCAGAGATTCTTTCTAGGAATTTCCATCCTCACCAGGCAAATTTGTAGAGTGTACAAAGGAGCAGTTGCAGCGCACAATGAATCCCTAACGAGGGTGCAGTGAGGCCATCCACAGTGTCCTAAGAGTATGTTTCCAAGGATAGTGGCAAGGAGACTGAGGGAGGAAGAGGTGGCAAGTGTGGGAAACAAGACAGGGTCAGTCTCATTGTGGTTCTTTCTCCTTTTAGCTCTGCAGGTTCTTGCTTTTCCAAACAGGGCACCGCGTGAAGCCAGGGGTCATCAGCCATGCTCCAGACATGGTCCCAGGTGAGCTGAGCTTTCTTCCAGCTTTCCATATTCAAAACAGATATGAAAGCGCTTTACAGGACCCGTAGCCTGCCTTGAACAGTCCTGTGCTTAGCTTTGCATCCATCAGAGTATGGCAAAGGAGTGTGTTAGGGCAGTTGATGAGGGAGAGTAGGATAAACTTGGGAGGATCAGGTTGGGAAAGAGGGGAGCACCAGCCAAGAAATTCTCCTAGAAACTGAGAATCTACGTCCATGCAAACTGCAAGTACGGTGCACCGATGAGCAGCTTTGGTCTCACTAGGGGGCTCATTAGAAAGGCAGAATCTCAGATCTCCTGAATCAGAAGCTACATTTGTACAATATCTGGGGAATTAATGGACAAGTTAAAATTTGGGGAGTGCTAGCCTGCGTGACAATACACAGAGGAAGGCTGCCTCCTAAGATTAAACAGGCACACCCACAGGAGGAGTTTACTCTGCAGACCACGGAGTCAGGGTACAATGAAGCCCAAACTGGGAGCATTGGAGGGTGTGGATTGATGAAGGAGGTGAATTCTTGGAGGAATGCTGAGTTTGGAGCTGAAGCCAGTGCCTCTAGCCCATTGCAAAGACTGCAGCTTAACCTGTGTAAGAGGCTGTATCCATTGTTGGCACAAATTCATGCAGCATTGGAGGAAGTTTTCCCTCCAGAGTTTTCTTAGTGGTACAGGATAATTTCAGTAAAGTTTTCTCCAGAGTCCTACATCATGTAATGAGAAAGCTGGGTATATCATGTAATGGATGTATCATATAATGAGAAGGGTCCATCCCAGAAACTTAAGAGCAATGTATATTTGGTTCATTTTTCTGGACACTGGACCATCCACTTCTGTTTCAGCACTTAAGCCAACATTAGTTCTGTGTCAGGAAATGTTTAAACATCTTTTGGGACAGTCTGTTCTCTCCAAGTGCTTTGCCTGGACTATAGTAGTCATGGGGGATTATGTTCCACTAAGAGAACCCCAAGtgacagtggcttaaacaagatagaagCTTCTCTCTCACAGCAAAGA
This window harbors:
- the RPL14 gene encoding large ribosomal subunit protein eL14, producing the protein MVFRRFVEVGRVAYVSFGPHAGRLVAIVDVIDQNRALVDGPCTQVRRQAMPFKCMQLTDFILKFPHSARQKYVREAWEKADINAKWAATRWAKKIEAREKKAKMTDFDRYKVMKARKMRNRLIKLEVKKLQKAALLKASPKKALAAKGAATAAAAKVPAKKMAATGKKAPAQKVPAQKTAGQKAAPPPKAQKGQKAPAQKAPAPKASGKKA